One genomic segment of Mycolicibacterium neworleansense includes these proteins:
- the pe gene encoding acyltransferase PE, whose product MKKLLAGLAVLMTAGVTGTFGVLGSASADDTPPPGPPVPAGPGTGSSNPGTAYALGGAHVLGIPYDEYIRMTGEHWFPGMKRTKVDYPAGQVQGHTLERLFPGIGALGEQIYPGIGLDGPSIGESVDEGEGNLDAAIRNGGKGTAMGLSEGALVLNAVKARLANDPTAPPPDQLSFATFGDPIAKHPFGESFLTQNFPVGSVVPFMDYRIPAPVESQYHTDQFISAYDSIADWPDRPDNWMSVINAIAGLATGHTAIAFTNPSNVPPQNIRTTVNSKGATTTTYLVPEEHLPLVLPFKYLGYDQHTLNRLDSILLPMVDAGYSRNDDPATAPITVDPVNGFDPAEVTAPANEATFGGGTDPMSELANAALSLLNPQGAG is encoded by the coding sequence ATGAAGAAACTCCTTGCAGGACTTGCAGTATTGATGACTGCCGGCGTCACCGGAACGTTCGGCGTGCTCGGGAGTGCGTCGGCCGACGACACGCCGCCCCCCGGTCCGCCGGTGCCCGCAGGCCCGGGCACCGGGTCGTCGAACCCCGGAACCGCGTACGCCCTCGGCGGTGCCCACGTCCTCGGGATTCCCTACGACGAGTACATCCGGATGACGGGTGAGCACTGGTTCCCCGGGATGAAGCGGACGAAGGTCGACTACCCGGCAGGTCAGGTTCAGGGCCACACGCTGGAACGTCTCTTCCCCGGTATCGGTGCTCTCGGAGAGCAGATCTATCCCGGCATCGGTCTCGACGGGCCCAGCATCGGTGAGTCGGTCGACGAGGGTGAGGGAAACCTCGACGCGGCCATCCGCAACGGCGGCAAGGGAACAGCGATGGGGCTGTCCGAGGGCGCGCTCGTGCTCAATGCCGTCAAGGCGCGGCTGGCCAATGACCCGACTGCTCCGCCACCGGATCAGCTGTCCTTCGCGACGTTCGGTGACCCGATTGCCAAGCACCCCTTCGGTGAGAGCTTCCTGACGCAGAACTTTCCCGTGGGCAGCGTGGTGCCGTTCATGGACTACCGCATCCCGGCTCCCGTGGAGAGCCAGTACCACACCGACCAGTTCATCTCGGCGTACGACAGCATCGCCGACTGGCCGGATCGGCCCGACAACTGGATGAGCGTCATCAATGCGATCGCGGGTCTGGCCACCGGTCACACCGCGATCGCGTTCACCAACCCGAGCAACGTTCCGCCGCAGAACATCCGGACGACGGTGAACTCCAAGGGTGCGACGACGACGACGTACCTGGTACCTGAAGAACACCTGCCGCTGGTGTTGCCCTTCAAATATCTCGGTTATGACCAGCACACGCTGAACCGCCTGGACTCGATCCTGCTGCCCATGGTGGATGCGGGTTATTCGCGCAACGACGATCCGGCGACCGCTCCGATCACGGTGGACCCGGTGAACGGCTTCGATCCCGCCGAAGTCACCGCACCGGCCAACGAGGCGACGTTCGGCGGCGGCACCGATCCGATGTCGGAACTGGCCAACGCCGCCCTGTCACTGCTGAACCCGCAGGGCGCGGGCTGA